Below is a genomic region from Acidimicrobiia bacterium.
GAATCTGTCGGGGTGCATTTAACGCTTAACGCTGAGTTGGATTGCTACCGGTGGCGAGCGATCACTCAAGCACCCAGTTTGTTGGATGGCGACGGAGGCTTTCCCCGCACCACCATTGACTTGTGGGACCACGCCGACCTTGACGAAACCCGCCGAGAGTGCCGTGCTCAACTTGAGCGCGCTATTTTGTGGGGTTTTGATGTCACCCATCTCAGCAGCCACTTGGGGGCTCTGCAAGACCGTCCGGAGTTTTTTGATGTCATGCTTGATTTAGCCGTGGACTTCAACCTGCCGCTTCGACTAGAGAGCCCAGAGGTTGAGTTGGCTGCCGGTTTTCCTTTTCGTTCTTTAGCGGCCGACGAAGGGATACTTTCTGTTGATCACCATCGCCGTCTGCTGTTAGCCAGCACCGCTCAGTTATTGGAGGTCTTAGAAAATCTGGCTCCGGGGGTCACCGAAGTAGCGATGCAACCGGCCATTGACACTCCAGAGCTTCGCCATTTATGCGCTGGCTGGGAACAACGGGTTAATCACGCGGCATTGCTTACCGCAGAATCCTCGCTGGTGGATGCGCTGAATAAACACGAGGTGATAATGGTTACTTGGGCGCAGGTACGCGACGCCCAACGGGATAGTTAATCTTCAAGCTGCGTGTTTTGGGCTAACCCCGCAAGGGCTTGTGCCCAGGCTTCACTGGCCCATACGGGCCGAAGGCGGTAAACAAACGCCGAGTAGTCGCCTTCAAATTTTACTAAACCCATCATGTAGGCATAGTCGGTATCGAGTTGGCCTTGAAACCATGCCACCGCATCGGGGTACTTAAAGGTAGCAATGACGTCTGCTTCGCCTTCGCGGCCCGGTATTACTTCTTTTACCTGCCCGTCAACAATCATTAGCCGGAATTGCACTTTGCCGTGCGGGGTACTGGTTACGGCAAAACGGATGCTGCCGGTTACCTCTTGTTGTTCAGGAAGGTCGTTGAGGGTTGGCCCGAGTTCTTGAACCCATGGTTCAGAAAGAAATGACGCCATTAGTTACCTTCATTGTTGCGTAGCCCGGCGAACAAATCATCTTCATAAATTCCTTGTTTTATTTCGCCCAGTTTTGACCGTACTAACACATATTCGTCGTAAGGGTGAACAGTTCGGGCGTGTTCGTCGGGCAGGCCGAACCAAAAGGAAGAAGCGGGGTCTATTTGTGTGGCGTGGGCTCGCAAAGCTTCGCCGCGCACTTCCCACCAGGGGCCGATATCTATTTGGGTGGTAATCAGGTGATCGCGAGATTCTCGTTTTTTGAACCACCATTCGTCGTAGGGAGATTCCAACCCGAGTTCGGTGAACTTGGCGTGCAGCGCTTCCATTCGGGTGCGTGACCACACCGTAAAATACAGTTTTGAGGGCTGCCATGGTTCACCTGCTTCGGGGTATTGCTCGGGGTCACCGGCGGCTTCGAAGGCCGGCAAAGTAATGTCATGCACCATGAGATGATCGGGATGGTTGTAGCCCTTGCGTTCATCGGGGTAGGTGATGATGACTTGGGGTCGCTCGCGGCGAATAATTGCTACTAGTCGACCAACTGATTCTTCTAAAGGAGCGTTGGCGAAGGCTTCGGGGCGGGCGTTGTCTTCGCTATCAGTCATCCCTGAGTCGCGATAACCCAACATGACTACCTCGTCGTAGCCAATGATTCTGGCTGAGGCGGCGAGCTCTTCGGCACGCACAGCCTTCAGGTTTTCGATTACCTCTGGGCGGTCCATGGCCGGATTGAGAATGTCGCCGGCCTCTCCCCCGGTGCAGCACACCAATACCGAGCGGGCGCCTTCCGCTTGGTAACGGGCCACGGTAGAGGCCCCTTTTGAGGCTTCGTCATCGGGGTGGGCGTGAACGCTTAAAAGGCGTAGCGGCGGGAGGGCGTTCATGAGCGGCTACGGTATCGTCCACTTAGGCCATCTCGGGTGATCCGCTGAACACAACCCGGTTCTTTGGGTTAACCTGAGGGAGAGCTTCCAAGGAGGAACGCATGGATCCCGAGGTATGGCGTTGGGTTTGGTTAGTGGCTGCCGCAACTTTTGTGGTGGGCGAAATCGTTACCGGGGCTTCCTTTTTCATTCTCCCTTTTGCCGTGGGCGCAGCAGTCGCTGCCGTTTTGGCTTTTGCTGGTGCTTCTGATTTTTGGCAATGGCTTGCTTTTGTTGGGGTTTCTTTGGCGTCTTTTGCTGCGGTACGCCCGTTGGTAAAGCACCTCAATCAAGGAACCAACCCCACTGGGGTGGGCGCTGACCGTCTTATCGGCGAAACCGGTGTGGTGGTGGCCGACCTTGATCCGCAAGCCGAGAAACTTGGGGCAGTCCGCATCGGACGCGAGGAATGGCCAGCGCAGGCCGCCGATGGGCAACTCATTGTTTCCGGTTCCTCAATCGAAGTACTTGAAATCCAAGGCACACGAGCAATCGTGCGCACTATCAACAACTAATTAGGAGTTTTCATGGCTGCAGTAATTGTTCTCGGAGTTTTTGCTTTTGTTTTATTTATCTGGATGGCTTCGGGCATCAAGATCATTCGCCCCTACCAAAAAGGAGTTATCGAACAACTGGGTCGTTACAAAAA
It encodes:
- a CDS encoding ChbG/HpnK family deacetylase; the protein is MNTLNSLLGYPSEQRLLILTADQLGMCHASNMGVYQSIRQGPATGAGLMMPGPWARHAASLYRGESVGVHLTLNAELDCYRWRAITQAPSLLDGDGGFPRTTIDLWDHADLDETRRECRAQLERAILWGFDVTHLSSHLGALQDRPEFFDVMLDLAVDFNLPLRLESPEVELAAGFPFRSLAADEGILSVDHHRRLLLASTAQLLEVLENLAPGVTEVAMQPAIDTPELRHLCAGWEQRVNHAALLTAESSLVDALNKHEVIMVTWAQVRDAQRDS
- a CDS encoding NfeD family protein, translating into MDPEVWRWVWLVAAATFVVGEIVTGASFFILPFAVGAAVAAVLAFAGASDFWQWLAFVGVSLASFAAVRPLVKHLNQGTNPTGVGADRLIGETGVVVADLDPQAEKLGAVRIGREEWPAQAADGQLIVSGSSIEVLEIQGTRAIVRTINN
- the mca gene encoding mycothiol conjugate amidase Mca, whose protein sequence is MNALPPLRLLSVHAHPDDEASKGASTVARYQAEGARSVLVCCTGGEAGDILNPAMDRPEVIENLKAVRAEELAASARIIGYDEVVMLGYRDSGMTDSEDNARPEAFANAPLEESVGRLVAIIRRERPQVIITYPDERKGYNHPDHLMVHDITLPAFEAAGDPEQYPEAGEPWQPSKLYFTVWSRTRMEALHAKFTELGLESPYDEWWFKKRESRDHLITTQIDIGPWWEVRGEALRAHATQIDPASSFWFGLPDEHARTVHPYDEYVLVRSKLGEIKQGIYEDDLFAGLRNNEGN